The following proteins are encoded in a genomic region of Rhodoferax aquaticus:
- a CDS encoding SixA phosphatase family protein → MDLILWRHAEAIDLELVGDDMLRTLTPRGERQAARMGAWLDRQLPDGAKVWSSPALRAEQTAKALGRKFKVSPALAPLATVDQLLELVQWPHGKGCILVAGHQPTLGQVLARLLGLTESECAVKKGAIWWLRHRERDGVAKTVVVTVQSPDLL, encoded by the coding sequence ATGGACTTGATACTGTGGAGACACGCAGAAGCGATTGACTTGGAATTGGTTGGTGACGATATGCTGCGCACGCTCACGCCGCGCGGTGAGCGGCAAGCGGCCCGTATGGGCGCGTGGTTGGACCGCCAACTGCCCGATGGGGCTAAAGTGTGGTCAAGCCCTGCGCTGAGGGCCGAGCAAACGGCCAAGGCTTTAGGGCGGAAGTTCAAGGTGAGTCCTGCCTTGGCACCCCTGGCCACTGTCGACCAATTGCTAGAGTTGGTGCAATGGCCGCACGGCAAAGGGTGCATCTTGGTCGCGGGACATCAGCCTACGCTGGGCCAAGTGTTGGCGCGGCTTTTGGGCTTAACGGAGAGCGAGTGCGCTGTGAAGAAAGGCGCTATCTGGTGGCTGCGCCACCGCGAGCGCGATGGCGTTGCCAAAACGGTGGTGGTTACCGTGCAGTCGCCAGACTTGTTGTGA